The proteins below come from a single Zhouia spongiae genomic window:
- a CDS encoding flavodoxin family protein: MKKLIIVGSARNNGNTNEVAARLAGYTNSDVLNLNDYTFSHFDYEHQNRNDEFIPLMREITANYDMLIFATPVYWYSMSGIMKMFFDRMTDLIKIEKDLGRQLKGKQMAVISSSNGDNLDDDFWLPFAKTAEYLGMGYLGGLHTISADVDEKAIKDFAEKISESKTVCKA; encoded by the coding sequence ATGAAGAAATTGATCATAGTAGGGAGTGCCAGAAATAATGGAAACACTAATGAAGTTGCTGCCAGACTAGCTGGGTACACAAACAGTGATGTGCTCAATTTAAATGATTATACTTTCAGTCATTTTGATTACGAACACCAAAACAGGAATGACGAATTTATTCCCTTGATGCGGGAGATAACAGCAAATTACGATATGTTGATATTTGCGACCCCCGTTTATTGGTATTCTATGAGCGGCATTATGAAGATGTTTTTTGACAGGATGACAGATTTGATAAAAATAGAAAAGGATCTGGGGCGTCAATTAAAGGGGAAACAAATGGCTGTTATAAGTTCTTCGAATGGAGATAATTTAGATGATGATTTTTGGTTGCCTTTTGCAAAGACAGCTGAATATTTAGGAATGGGGTACCTGGGAGGCTTGCATACCATATCTGCTGATGTTGATGAGAAAGCGATAAAGGATTTTGCAGAAAAGATATCGGAATCTAAAACTGTTTGCAAAGCGTAA
- the yaaA gene encoding peroxide stress protein YaaA: MKLVISPAKSLDFESKLPTTLNTEACFLTEAERINKLLKKKSAKSLSRLMSISDNLGQLNYERNQEWSLPFSPENARQAVYAFSGDVYRGLDAYNIPEEKMGKLQNTVRIISGLYGMLKPLDLIQPYRLEMGTKFPVGKNKNLYEFWKKKVTQALNNELEEGELFLNLASNEYFKAIDTKALKVPVLTASFKDFKNGEYKTIMTFAKLARGYMTRYIVDHNVNTIDEVKGFNYEGYGFSEEMSTDKELVFIR, from the coding sequence ATGAAACTAGTTATATCACCTGCTAAATCTTTAGATTTTGAGTCTAAATTACCTACTACGCTTAATACAGAAGCTTGTTTTTTAACGGAAGCGGAACGTATCAATAAACTATTGAAAAAGAAATCGGCTAAGAGTTTATCCAGGCTCATGAGTATTTCGGATAACCTGGGACAACTGAATTATGAACGGAATCAGGAGTGGAGTTTACCCTTTTCACCGGAAAATGCACGCCAGGCTGTATACGCTTTTAGCGGAGATGTATATAGAGGGCTTGATGCGTATAATATCCCTGAGGAAAAAATGGGTAAGTTACAGAACACGGTTCGTATTATATCGGGGCTTTACGGCATGCTAAAACCTTTAGATCTTATTCAGCCATACCGATTAGAAATGGGAACTAAATTTCCGGTGGGAAAAAATAAGAACCTGTACGAATTCTGGAAGAAAAAAGTGACTCAGGCACTGAATAATGAATTGGAGGAAGGCGAACTGTTTCTGAATCTTGCGAGTAATGAATACTTTAAAGCAATTGATACAAAAGCCTTAAAAGTGCCTGTACTCACTGCCAGCTTTAAAGACTTCAAAAATGGCGAATATAAAACCATAATGACCTTTGCCAAGCTGGCTCGTGGTTATATGACACGCTATATTGTAGATCATAATGTAAATACCATAGATGAGGTAAAAGGTTTTAATTATGAAGGCTATGGGTTTAGTGAAGAAATGTCAACAGACAAAGAATTGGTTTTCATCAGGTAG
- a CDS encoding VOC family protein — MKVKELILYTPNMEEQRTFYHKTLGFPLLVNSNEKISFQTGESTLSFLKRNTAVPGHFAFNIPPYTEQYALEWLKQRVELLPFENNDIIDFSGWNARALYFYDADKNIVEFIARRNLEIKEETGFSIESVINISEVGIATTDIERVYNALNLTKKLPVYDGSFARFCAAGNEEGLFILVNKNEKKWFPTGDEVLFTDLEVRGDYNFIYKNGKIIIQK; from the coding sequence ATGAAGGTAAAAGAACTCATATTATATACACCGAATATGGAAGAGCAGCGGACTTTTTATCATAAGACGCTGGGATTCCCTCTTCTCGTTAACTCTAATGAAAAAATTTCGTTTCAGACAGGAGAAAGTACCCTCAGTTTTTTGAAAAGGAATACTGCCGTACCCGGGCATTTTGCTTTTAACATACCTCCATATACAGAACAGTATGCCCTGGAGTGGCTTAAGCAGCGTGTTGAGTTATTGCCTTTTGAGAATAATGACATTATTGATTTTTCAGGTTGGAATGCAAGGGCTCTGTATTTTTATGATGCAGATAAGAATATAGTTGAATTTATAGCCAGGAGGAACCTGGAGATTAAAGAAGAAACAGGGTTTTCTATAGAGAGCGTCATTAATATCAGTGAGGTCGGCATAGCAACAACAGACATTGAGAGGGTTTACAATGCTTTAAACCTGACAAAAAAGCTGCCGGTGTATGATGGGAGTTTTGCCAGATTTTGTGCAGCAGGTAATGAAGAAGGATTGTTTATATTAGTCAATAAGAATGAAAAAAAATGGTTTCCGACGGGAGATGAAGTATTATTCACTGACCTGGAAGTAAGGGGCGACTATAATTTTATATATAAAAACGGAAAAATAATAATACAGAAATAA
- a CDS encoding RluA family pseudouridine synthase, protein MSAEDQNEIDSQDDELYEHYSFDAGKLSNPLRVDKFLMNFIENATRNKIQQAAKNGNIHVNGKPVKQNYKVKANDVVKVLFEYPPYEHLLTPENIPLDIVYEDDTLLVINKPAGMVVHPGHGNYSGTLINALVYHFDNLPNNSDNRPGLVHRIDKDTTGLLVIAKTEHALNHLSNQFAEKTSEREYAALVWGNIEEEEGTVEGHIGRHHKNRLQMDVFTDGSHGKEAVTHYKVTERLGYVTLVSCKLETGRTHQIRVHMKHIGHTLFNDARYGGDKILKGTSFTKYKQFVENCFKVLPRQALHAKTLGFEHPETGAFLRFDSELPADMVECLDKWRNYARHKDLE, encoded by the coding sequence ATGAGCGCTGAAGATCAAAATGAAATAGACAGTCAGGACGATGAGTTATACGAGCATTATAGCTTTGATGCGGGGAAACTTTCAAATCCTTTAAGGGTCGATAAATTTTTAATGAATTTTATTGAGAATGCTACAAGAAATAAAATTCAGCAAGCGGCCAAGAACGGTAACATTCATGTAAATGGCAAACCGGTAAAGCAGAACTACAAAGTGAAAGCCAACGACGTGGTAAAGGTGTTGTTTGAGTATCCGCCTTATGAGCATTTACTGACACCTGAGAATATTCCTCTTGATATCGTATATGAAGACGATACTTTACTGGTTATTAATAAGCCGGCAGGAATGGTGGTACATCCTGGTCATGGTAATTATTCAGGAACCCTGATTAATGCATTGGTATACCATTTTGACAACCTGCCCAATAACAGCGATAACCGTCCGGGGCTAGTACACCGGATCGATAAGGATACTACGGGCTTACTGGTTATTGCTAAAACCGAACATGCCTTGAACCATTTATCGAACCAATTTGCTGAAAAGACAAGTGAACGGGAATATGCAGCCCTCGTTTGGGGGAATATAGAAGAAGAGGAAGGTACTGTAGAAGGGCATATCGGACGTCATCATAAGAACCGTTTACAGATGGACGTTTTTACAGACGGCAGCCATGGTAAAGAAGCGGTTACCCATTATAAAGTTACGGAGCGACTGGGTTATGTTACATTGGTGTCCTGTAAATTGGAAACCGGCCGTACCCACCAGATCCGCGTACATATGAAACATATAGGGCATACCTTGTTTAACGATGCACGTTATGGAGGGGATAAGATATTGAAAGGGACTTCCTTTACCAAATACAAGCAGTTTGTTGAAAATTGTTTTAAGGTACTTCCCCGACAAGCGCTACATGCCAAAACACTCGGTTTTGAACACCCTGAAACGGGAGCGTTTTTAAGGTTTGATTCAGAACTCCCGGCCGATATGGTCGAATGCCTGGACAAATGGCGTAATTATGCCAGACATAAAGATCTTGAATAG
- a CDS encoding PASTA domain-containing protein, translating into MGLIKFVVSKTFLKQLLLALIVLVVVVFGIMQWLKISTNHGEYIEVPDLSKKTINEVQMTLEKVKLNYLVLDSTNYNPSFPTKSVIEQNPPAGNKVKEGRKIYLTINPSGYRKVSVPKVVQETLRTATSIIKAVGLEVGEVTYVDNIGKDMVLGIKFEGKEIEPGTLLPKTSKIDLICGNGNK; encoded by the coding sequence ATGGGTTTAATAAAGTTTGTTGTCAGTAAAACGTTTTTAAAACAATTACTGTTAGCCTTGATAGTTCTGGTGGTGGTAGTTTTTGGAATAATGCAATGGTTAAAAATATCGACGAATCATGGCGAGTATATTGAGGTTCCTGATCTTTCTAAGAAAACCATCAATGAGGTGCAAATGACATTAGAAAAAGTAAAGCTTAATTATCTTGTTTTAGATTCTACAAATTACAATCCTTCGTTTCCGACCAAGTCTGTAATTGAGCAGAATCCGCCGGCAGGCAATAAGGTAAAAGAAGGCAGAAAGATCTACCTGACTATAAACCCATCCGGATATCGAAAGGTAAGTGTGCCGAAAGTAGTTCAGGAAACCCTTCGTACTGCTACCTCAATTATAAAAGCTGTCGGCCTGGAAGTCGGAGAGGTAACTTATGTCGATAATATAGGTAAGGATATGGTACTTGGAATTAAATTTGAGGGGAAAGAGATTGAGCCGGGAACATTGCTTCCCAAGACATCGAAGATAGACTTGATCTGCGGTAACGGTAATAAATAA
- a CDS encoding D-alanine--D-alanine ligase, producing MQKNIAIIMGGYSSEYIISLQSGEVVHNYLNKEKYKPYKIHIFKEKWVYVDADNNETPVDRNDFSITLNEHKIYFDCVFNAIHGSPGEDGYMQAYFELLKIPITGCGFYQSALTFNKRDLLSVLKPYGIKSATSYYLNQGDEVRENEIITKVGLPCFVKANKAGSSFGVSKVTTREELIPAIETAYNEDDEIIIESFLDGTEVSVGVITYKGNVKVLPITEIVSENEFFDYEAKYLGKSQEITPAGIPDEWTQKVSEVAEKVYRILKMKGFSRSEYIFVDGEPHLLEVNTTPGLTEASILPQQAQQAGISLSMLFENAIEEALNQKL from the coding sequence ATGCAAAAGAATATAGCCATCATCATGGGCGGTTACTCAAGCGAGTATATCATATCACTTCAAAGCGGCGAAGTAGTTCACAACTATTTGAATAAAGAGAAATACAAGCCCTACAAAATACACATCTTTAAAGAAAAGTGGGTTTATGTAGATGCGGATAATAATGAAACTCCTGTCGACAGAAATGACTTTTCCATCACGTTAAATGAACACAAAATCTATTTTGACTGTGTTTTCAATGCCATACATGGCTCTCCGGGAGAAGATGGGTATATGCAGGCCTATTTTGAATTATTGAAAATTCCGATTACCGGTTGCGGATTCTACCAGTCGGCACTGACATTCAACAAACGCGACCTGCTATCGGTTCTAAAACCATACGGGATTAAATCTGCCACTTCTTATTATTTAAATCAGGGAGATGAAGTCCGGGAAAATGAGATCATAACAAAAGTGGGGCTTCCATGCTTTGTCAAAGCCAATAAGGCGGGAAGCAGTTTTGGAGTATCCAAAGTAACAACCCGGGAAGAATTGATTCCGGCAATTGAAACAGCCTACAACGAAGACGATGAAATCATTATCGAATCCTTTTTAGATGGTACCGAAGTTTCTGTGGGGGTTATTACCTATAAAGGAAATGTTAAAGTACTCCCCATTACTGAAATCGTTTCTGAAAACGAGTTTTTTGATTATGAAGCCAAATATCTGGGGAAATCCCAGGAGATTACACCCGCCGGAATTCCGGATGAATGGACACAAAAAGTGAGTGAGGTTGCTGAAAAAGTATACCGGATACTTAAAATGAAAGGTTTTAGCAGAAGTGAGTATATTTTTGTTGATGGTGAGCCTCATTTACTGGAGGTTAACACCACCCCCGGTTTAACAGAAGCCAGCATCCTGCCACAACAGGCACAACAGGCAGGAATAAGCCTATCGATGCTTTTTGAAAATGCTATTGAAGAAGCTTTAAATCAAAAATTGTAA
- the coaD gene encoding pantetheine-phosphate adenylyltransferase yields MRRAVFPGSFDPITLGHYDIIMRGVSLFDELVIAVGINADKKYMFSLEKRKQFIAEAFKNEPKIKVMTYEGLTVDFCKKINAQFILRGLRNPADFEFEKAIAHTNRKLSEIETVFLLTSSGKSYISSSIVRDVIRNGGDYTGLVPDTVHLKNE; encoded by the coding sequence ATGAGAAGAGCTGTTTTCCCAGGATCTTTCGATCCCATTACCCTAGGGCATTATGATATTATCATGAGAGGTGTTTCTCTTTTTGATGAACTCGTTATTGCCGTAGGAATAAATGCCGACAAAAAATATATGTTTTCTCTTGAAAAAAGAAAACAATTCATAGCAGAAGCTTTTAAGAATGAGCCTAAAATAAAAGTAATGACCTACGAAGGGTTAACGGTAGATTTCTGTAAAAAGATCAACGCCCAATTTATTTTAAGGGGATTACGAAATCCGGCAGATTTTGAATTTGAAAAAGCCATCGCTCATACAAATCGTAAACTCTCTGAAATTGAGACCGTGTTCTTATTGACTTCTTCCGGGAAATCTTATATCAGCTCATCGATCGTTCGAGATGTTATCCGCAACGGAGGTGATTATACTGGACTCGTTCCCGATACCGTTCACTTAAAAAACGAATAA